The Arachis hypogaea cultivar Tifrunner chromosome 19, arahy.Tifrunner.gnm2.J5K5, whole genome shotgun sequence genome has a window encoding:
- the LOC112779049 gene encoding uncharacterized protein isoform X1, protein MQMLQTLAPARAAKPCFMVNTSLAWLRNLKARVRVRAFSFSSSSSDDYGDQSRGGLPRFYSETFPSSKGSVVRVKGDEFWHMTKVLRLGADDRVELFNGKGGLVEGCIQNIDRTGLDFVALNDPKLIHPQNMQLHVFAGFGTLKGGRADWLVEKCTELGANSVTPLLTERSPSISENRVDRLERVILAASKQCQRLHEMVLKPPVKVNDLLHLIAQSKLSLVATAKASPVLNALTEFKKETSGLIVIGPEGDFTEKEESMMMEAGAIGVSLGPHRLRVETATIALLSTLMLWSDSHRS, encoded by the exons ATGCAAATGTTGCAAACCCTAGCACCCGCAAGGGCAGCAAAACCCTGTTTCATGGTGAATACATCATTGGCATGGCTACGAAACTTGAAAGCGAGAGTGAGAGTGCGTgcattctctttctcctcctcctcctccgacGATTACGGAGACCAATCACGCGGTGGCCTCCCCCGCTTCTACTCCGAAACTTTTCCTTCTTCCAAG GGTAGTGTTGTGCGTGTAAAAGGTGATGAATTTTGGCATATGACAAAAGTATTGAGGCTGGGTGCCGATGACAG GGTAGAGCTCTTCAACGGGAAGGGAGGTCTGGTAGAAGGATGCATACAGAACATTGATCGCACTGGACTTGATTTTGTTGcactgaatgatccaaagctaaTACATCCACAGAACATGCAGTTGCATGTATTTGCTGGTTTTG GAACTTTGAAGGGTGGACGTGCTGACTGGCTTGTAGAGAAGTGCACA GAACTTGGAGCCAATAGTGTAACTCCACTACTTACTGAACGTTCTCCATCAATCTCAGAAAATCGGGTAGACAGATTGGAACGGGTAATCTTAGCGGCATCAAAACAAT GTCAACGGCTGCATGAAATGGTCCTGAAACCTCCTGTAAAGGTTAATGACCTTCTCCATCTT ATTGCACAGTCAAAGCTTTCTCTTGTTGCAACAGCAAAGGCATCTCCTGTTCTTAATGCATTGACAGAATTCAAAAAAGAAACTAGTGGCTTAATCGTAATTGGACCTGAAGGCG ACTTCACCGAGAAAGAAGAGAGTATGATGATGGAAGCGGGTGCCATAGGTGTTAGTCTCGGGCCACATCGTCTAAGGGTTGAAACCGCCACAATAGCACTTCTATCAACTCTCATGTTATGGTCTGACTCTCACCGAAGCTAA
- the LOC112779049 gene encoding uncharacterized protein isoform X2 — protein MTELFNGKGGLVEGCIQNIDRTGLDFVALNDPKLIHPQNMQLHVFAGFGTLKGGRADWLVEKCTELGANSVTPLLTERSPSISENRVDRLERVILAASKQCQRLHEMVLKPPVKVNDLLHLIAQSKLSLVATAKASPVLNALTEFKKETSGLIVIGPEGDFTEKEESMMMEAGAIGVSLGPHRLRVETATIALLSTLMLWSDSHRS, from the exons ATGACAG AGCTCTTCAACGGGAAGGGAGGTCTGGTAGAAGGATGCATACAGAACATTGATCGCACTGGACTTGATTTTGTTGcactgaatgatccaaagctaaTACATCCACAGAACATGCAGTTGCATGTATTTGCTGGTTTTG GAACTTTGAAGGGTGGACGTGCTGACTGGCTTGTAGAGAAGTGCACA GAACTTGGAGCCAATAGTGTAACTCCACTACTTACTGAACGTTCTCCATCAATCTCAGAAAATCGGGTAGACAGATTGGAACGGGTAATCTTAGCGGCATCAAAACAAT GTCAACGGCTGCATGAAATGGTCCTGAAACCTCCTGTAAAGGTTAATGACCTTCTCCATCTT ATTGCACAGTCAAAGCTTTCTCTTGTTGCAACAGCAAAGGCATCTCCTGTTCTTAATGCATTGACAGAATTCAAAAAAGAAACTAGTGGCTTAATCGTAATTGGACCTGAAGGCG ACTTCACCGAGAAAGAAGAGAGTATGATGATGGAAGCGGGTGCCATAGGTGTTAGTCTCGGGCCACATCGTCTAAGGGTTGAAACCGCCACAATAGCACTTCTATCAACTCTCATGTTATGGTCTGACTCTCACCGAAGCTAA